In Pontiella desulfatans, one DNA window encodes the following:
- a CDS encoding DUF669 domain-containing protein yields MSTQDRELGWDDTIEHDGADFVTLPAGEYAFTVIGFERGRHAGSPKLPPCNKAMLGIEIDGGEKGKATITENLFLHTKTEGLLCAFFRSIGARKSGEKVVMDWGSVVGTTGRAKVAVRSYQKDGETRTINQVQQWLDPKPQGYTEGTF; encoded by the coding sequence ATGAGTACACAAGATCGAGAACTGGGATGGGACGACACCATCGAGCACGACGGCGCGGATTTCGTAACCCTGCCGGCAGGTGAATACGCCTTTACTGTCATCGGCTTTGAACGCGGGCGCCACGCCGGTTCGCCAAAGCTTCCGCCCTGCAACAAGGCGATGCTCGGCATCGAGATTGATGGTGGCGAAAAGGGTAAGGCGACCATCACCGAAAACCTGTTTCTGCACACCAAGACCGAGGGGTTGCTTTGCGCGTTCTTTCGTTCAATCGGTGCCCGCAAGTCGGGTGAAAAGGTTGTGATGGACTGGGGCAGCGTGGTCGGCACGACAGGCCGCGCCAAGGTGGCGGTGCGCTCCTACCAGAAAGACGGCGAGACCCGCACCATCAACCAGGTGCAGCAGTGGCTTGACCCGAAGCCGCAGGGCTACACCGAAGGCACGTTCTAA
- a CDS encoding ATP-binding protein, whose protein sequence is MPLQLVTGKQIKPQRVVIYAPEGIGKSTFASQFPKPLFIDIEGGTSTLDVARAPKASSWAMFKEQLKEIKADPMGFATLVIDTADWAERLCLQHICDSNNWASIEEPGYGKGFVRAGEEWGKFLDFLTDLSTAAGMNVVVLAHAHLKKFEQPDESGAYDRYEMKLSKYAAPLLKEWADMVLFCNYETIVVQDANTKTNKAQGGKRVIHTTHHVCWDAKNRHDLPAKLDFPKAGAFEQIGHCFPAVGGASSTSTEAAPLEARVEPGPPSDDVPADFVAQPDPADAVHANQPAPAAEPTGTKVPFTDPTAFPAALFELMHANQVQEAEIQQVVAAKGYYPADTPVGNYADDFVAGVLVAAWEQVFNAIKSNRKEKAA, encoded by the coding sequence ATGCCATTGCAACTTGTAACCGGAAAACAGATCAAGCCCCAGCGCGTCGTTATCTATGCGCCCGAGGGCATCGGCAAATCGACGTTTGCCAGCCAGTTCCCGAAGCCGCTGTTCATCGACATCGAGGGCGGCACGTCCACGCTGGACGTGGCGCGTGCCCCGAAGGCCAGCAGCTGGGCGATGTTCAAAGAGCAGCTGAAAGAGATCAAGGCCGACCCCATGGGCTTCGCCACCCTGGTGATCGACACCGCGGACTGGGCGGAACGCCTTTGTCTTCAGCACATTTGCGATTCCAACAACTGGGCATCGATCGAAGAGCCGGGCTATGGCAAGGGCTTCGTTCGTGCCGGCGAGGAGTGGGGCAAGTTTCTCGACTTCCTGACCGATCTTTCCACCGCCGCTGGAATGAACGTGGTGGTGCTGGCCCATGCCCACCTGAAGAAGTTTGAACAGCCCGACGAATCCGGTGCCTACGACCGCTATGAAATGAAGCTGTCGAAGTATGCCGCGCCGTTGCTGAAGGAGTGGGCGGATATGGTGCTGTTCTGCAACTATGAAACCATTGTTGTGCAGGATGCCAACACCAAGACCAACAAGGCGCAGGGCGGAAAGCGCGTGATCCATACCACGCATCACGTTTGCTGGGATGCGAAGAACCGCCACGACCTGCCGGCCAAGCTAGACTTTCCGAAGGCTGGGGCGTTTGAGCAGATCGGGCATTGCTTCCCGGCGGTGGGAGGGGCGAGTTCCACTTCGACCGAGGCCGCACCGTTGGAAGCCCGGGTGGAACCGGGCCCTCCATCAGATGATGTGCCTGCCGACTTTGTTGCCCAGCCGGATCCCGCCGACGCGGTGCATGCAAACCAGCCGGCACCTGCCGCCGAGCCGACCGGCACGAAGGTGCCATTTACTGACCCGACTGCTTTTCCCGCCGCGCTGTTCGAGCTGATGCACGCCAACCAGGTGCAGGAGGCCGAGATCCAGCAGGTTGTTGCGGCGAAGGGCTACTACCCCGCCGACACGCCGGTCGGGAACTATGCCGACGACTTCGTGGCCGGCGTATTGGTGGCCGCGTGGGAGCAGGTTTTTAACGCAATCAAATCCAACCGAAAGGAAAAAGCAGCATGA
- a CDS encoding AAA family ATPase: MKPITIDTLEIQNVKRIKAVRIDCTGNALTVVGGKNGQGKTSVLDSIAFALGGERHRPTNLKREGSIADAEIKLTMSNGLIVERKGKNAALKITDPNGGKTGQQLLNEFVSVLAIDLPKFIHATTSEKAKILLSILGIGDELENLERQERALFDSRHAHGQLADRKKKFAEEMPCFDGMPEVPVSAVELIQQQQTILAQNGENQRKRQRLADLEREHEQASVIIADLEKKIEEARQKREAIAVDLVDARKSSEQLQDESTAAIEAKLEEIETINAKVRANLDKAKAQDDAEALTTEYNDMTGKIEVIRTRRMELLNGADLPLPGLTVEGGELLYNGNKWDCMSGSEQLRVGTAIAQRLNPACGFVLIDKAEQFDLDTLREFGAHLESLGLQAIATRVSTGDECSIIIEDGEALDGAGEPPAVQKPAFNAGQF, encoded by the coding sequence ATGAAACCTATAACCATTGACACACTGGAAATTCAGAACGTTAAACGAATCAAGGCCGTGCGGATCGACTGCACCGGCAACGCGCTCACCGTGGTGGGCGGCAAGAACGGGCAGGGCAAAACATCGGTGCTCGACTCGATTGCCTTCGCCCTCGGCGGCGAGCGCCATCGCCCCACCAACCTGAAGCGCGAGGGATCGATTGCCGATGCCGAGATTAAGCTGACCATGAGCAATGGCCTGATTGTCGAGCGCAAGGGCAAGAATGCCGCGCTGAAGATTACCGATCCGAATGGCGGCAAGACCGGCCAGCAGTTGCTCAACGAGTTTGTTTCGGTGCTGGCGATTGATTTGCCGAAGTTCATCCACGCCACCACGAGCGAGAAAGCGAAGATTTTGCTTTCGATCCTCGGCATCGGCGACGAACTTGAAAACCTTGAACGGCAGGAACGCGCGCTGTTCGATTCCCGCCATGCCCATGGCCAGCTGGCCGACCGCAAGAAAAAGTTTGCCGAGGAAATGCCCTGCTTCGACGGTATGCCGGAAGTTCCGGTTTCCGCCGTCGAACTAATCCAGCAGCAGCAGACCATCCTTGCGCAGAATGGAGAGAACCAGCGCAAGCGGCAACGCCTGGCCGACCTGGAGCGCGAGCACGAACAGGCGTCCGTTATTATTGCCGACCTCGAAAAGAAGATCGAGGAAGCCCGCCAGAAGCGCGAAGCCATTGCCGTTGACCTAGTGGACGCCCGCAAGAGTTCCGAGCAGTTGCAGGACGAATCGACCGCCGCCATCGAGGCGAAGCTGGAAGAGATTGAAACCATCAACGCCAAGGTTCGCGCCAACCTCGACAAAGCCAAGGCGCAGGACGATGCCGAAGCGCTGACCACCGAATACAACGACATGACCGGCAAGATCGAGGTCATCCGCACCAGGCGCATGGAACTACTGAACGGGGCCGACCTGCCCCTGCCCGGGCTCACCGTCGAAGGCGGCGAACTGCTTTACAACGGCAACAAGTGGGATTGCATGAGCGGATCGGAACAGCTGCGCGTCGGCACGGCCATCGCCCAGCGCCTGAATCCCGCCTGCGGCTTCGTGCTGATCGACAAAGCCGAACAGTTCGACCTCGATACATTGCGCGAATTCGGCGCGCACCTCGAAAGCCTCGGCCTGCAAGCCATCGCCACCCGTGTCAGCACCGGCGACGAATGTTCGATCATCATTGAGGATGGCGAAGCACTCGACGGGGCCGGCGAGCCGCCGGCGGTACAGAAACCCGCCTTCAACGCCGGCCAGTTTTAA
- a CDS encoding helix-turn-helix transcriptional regulator: protein MEKITPNREEIITRRKAKQLTQKDLAQLADVSESYITRIETGSAKNLSLQTAAAIALALGCKPPEIANGVNMAIMANMLEIDTHNALGGYIEKLSDSEKARLKVSEGDRELYADAHTDLRNWIFHNKPGGTILILAVRCGWKGMEAIDQWLRNVAAEQDVETIYSAANEAGYKGRDPVFMQ, encoded by the coding sequence ATGGAAAAAATAACTCCAAATCGAGAAGAGATCATCACGCGCCGCAAGGCCAAGCAGCTAACCCAGAAAGATCTGGCGCAGCTCGCCGATGTCAGTGAATCATACATCACCCGCATCGAAACCGGATCGGCAAAAAACCTCTCACTGCAAACCGCCGCCGCGATCGCTCTAGCGCTCGGGTGCAAGCCGCCGGAAATTGCCAACGGTGTAAACATGGCCATCATGGCTAACATGCTCGAAATAGATACCCACAACGCCCTCGGCGGCTATATCGAAAAACTATCCGATTCCGAAAAGGCACGCCTCAAGGTGTCGGAAGGGGATCGGGAACTTTATGCCGATGCCCATACCGACCTGCGCAACTGGATTTTCCACAACAAGCCAGGCGGAACCATTCTGATCCTCGCCGTGCGCTGCGGATGGAAAGGTATGGAGGCCATCGACCAATGGCTCCGCAACGTCGCAGCCGAACAAGATGTTGAAACCATCTATTCCGCCGCGAACGAAGCGGGCTATAAAGGCCGCGATCCGGTATTTATGCAGTAG
- a CDS encoding ribbon-helix-helix domain-containing protein, with protein MAKSQDEESGKTNISITLPRELIKQLDVISRQEQRSRSNMIAVMCEEIIQKKKMQTV; from the coding sequence ATGGCTAAATCACAAGATGAAGAGTCGGGTAAAACAAACATAAGCATCACCCTGCCCAGGGAACTCATAAAGCAGCTGGATGTAATCAGTCGCCAGGAACAGCGCAGCAGATCAAACATGATTGCTGTAATGTGCGAAGAGATCATACAGAAAAAAAAGATGCAAACTGTTTAA
- a CDS encoding IS30 family transposase produces MEQNKGNIPSRKGKHLNRNERILIEGFLKAGMAKSKIASQLSRDRRTIDREIKQGQVEHLNSDLTTQWVYNADRAQDVHDLNATAKGPAVKLKANSAAVEFIRCHIVIRKWSPEVVAARMKQKGMDEAVCAKTIYNHIDKGEIPGVSNESLWEKRSRGKTHKSLRRQAKRGTPQGRSIDDRPEEVTSREACGHWEIDLVVGGKGTGKAALLTLVERKTRKLIIRKIKDKTQASVLRAVNGIERSMGKEAFRVMFTSITADNGSEFLDYVALEQSVKTRTPRTYIYYAHPYSSWERGSNENANRIIRRFIPKGCDIGKFTNTDIRRIEEWINRYPRKILNFKTAEELFALEVAA; encoded by the coding sequence ATGGAGCAAAATAAAGGTAACATCCCATCACGTAAGGGCAAGCACTTGAACCGAAACGAACGTATTTTAATAGAAGGCTTTTTAAAGGCAGGGATGGCGAAATCTAAAATAGCCAGCCAACTGAGTCGGGATCGGCGAACTATCGATCGTGAGATTAAGCAAGGACAGGTTGAACACCTCAACAGCGACCTGACAACGCAGTGGGTATACAATGCGGACCGGGCGCAAGACGTACATGATCTGAATGCTACGGCAAAGGGGCCTGCGGTCAAGCTGAAGGCCAACAGTGCTGCCGTAGAGTTCATTCGTTGCCATATCGTCATACGAAAGTGGTCTCCGGAGGTCGTGGCCGCACGTATGAAACAGAAGGGCATGGATGAGGCTGTCTGTGCCAAAACCATCTACAATCATATTGATAAAGGCGAAATACCTGGCGTAAGTAACGAGTCATTATGGGAAAAGCGCTCCCGGGGTAAGACGCATAAGTCTCTCCGACGGCAGGCCAAGCGCGGCACCCCGCAGGGTCGTAGCATTGATGATCGCCCCGAGGAGGTTACCAGCCGCGAAGCCTGCGGTCACTGGGAGATCGACCTGGTAGTTGGCGGCAAGGGAACGGGAAAGGCCGCGCTGCTGACCCTGGTAGAGCGAAAAACCCGCAAGTTGATCATCCGTAAGATAAAAGACAAAACCCAGGCCTCGGTACTTCGTGCCGTCAACGGCATTGAGCGCTCCATGGGCAAGGAGGCGTTCAGGGTTATGTTCACATCCATCACAGCCGATAACGGCAGCGAGTTCCTCGATTATGTCGCTCTGGAGCAATCAGTAAAGACCCGGACGCCCCGAACCTACATCTACTATGCCCACCCCTATTCGTCTTGGGAACGCGGGTCCAACGAGAATGCTAATCGCATCATACGCAGGTTCATTCCCAAAGGATGCGATATCGGTAAGTTTACCAACACAGATATCCGAAGAATCGAGGAATGGATCAATCGCTATCCCCGCAAGATCCTCAATTTTAAAACCGCAGAAGAACTGTTCGCTCTGGAGGTTGCAGCATGA
- a CDS encoding exonuclease domain-containing protein, translating into MSEKELKKTSAYVWFDAEFTSLELDAARLLQVAVIITDNELNRLHPESADLNLCIRLEEGEQVSAWVEENLSGLVAQCRTGGAVTLEEADARIAAMLDRYAGTPCAEMSDRPVLAGNSVHNDWFLMRRFLPQFAGRLHYRLLDVSTLKIQWMDWVGREPFDKESIELLNQYCPGGGIDAANAHDALFDIKASIAELAFYRSGLTTN; encoded by the coding sequence ATGAGTGAAAAGGAACTGAAGAAAACATCCGCATACGTCTGGTTCGATGCCGAGTTTACCTCGCTGGAGCTGGATGCCGCCCGCCTCCTGCAGGTGGCCGTCATCATTACGGACAACGAATTGAACCGGTTGCATCCCGAATCCGCCGATCTGAACCTCTGCATCCGGCTGGAGGAGGGGGAGCAGGTTAGTGCGTGGGTCGAGGAAAACCTATCCGGCCTGGTTGCGCAGTGCCGTACCGGCGGGGCGGTGACGCTGGAGGAGGCCGATGCCCGCATTGCCGCCATGCTGGACCGGTATGCCGGAACGCCGTGCGCCGAAATGTCCGACCGTCCGGTGCTGGCCGGCAACAGTGTGCATAACGACTGGTTTCTGATGCGCAGGTTCCTTCCGCAGTTTGCAGGCCGTTTGCATTATCGCCTGCTCGATGTCTCCACCCTCAAGATCCAGTGGATGGATTGGGTCGGGCGGGAACCGTTCGATAAGGAAAGCATTGAACTGCTGAACCAGTATTGCCCAGGCGGTGGAATCGATGCGGCCAATGCCCACGATGCGCTTTTCGATATCAAGGCCTCCATCGCCGAGTTGGCGTTCTACCGATCCGGACTGACTACGAACTGA
- the pspC gene encoding envelope stress response membrane protein PspC — translation MSNSEKSRNGPYRSRNGKICGVCAGLAEHFGISTFWTRIGVVVLFLITGVWPTLILYFVAALLMKPSPVRPLSSDSEKEFYDAYVRVPKYTIHQIHEKFMNLDRRIQRMEDTVTARAYDWDRRFSS, via the coding sequence ATGAGCAATTCAGAAAAAAGCAGAAACGGCCCCTATCGCTCTAGAAACGGAAAAATCTGCGGCGTCTGCGCCGGCCTGGCGGAACACTTCGGCATCTCCACCTTCTGGACGCGCATCGGGGTGGTTGTCCTATTTCTTATTACCGGCGTCTGGCCGACCTTGATCCTCTATTTCGTGGCGGCGCTGCTCATGAAGCCGAGCCCCGTCCGCCCGCTTTCCAGCGACTCGGAAAAGGAGTTCTACGACGCCTACGTGCGCGTACCTAAATACACGATCCACCAGATCCATGAAAAATTCATGAACCTCGACCGGCGCATCCAGCGCATGGAAGACACCGTGACCGCCCGGGCCTACGACTGGGACCGGCGCTTCAGTTCGTAG
- a CDS encoding phage shock protein B, translating to MDIVGLAAVILLFGTPVIAIICGTLIVIAKRKPQYKDDPEQTKMIQEIHHGLERMERRIEALETILYEPKNKDR from the coding sequence ATGGACATCGTCGGTCTAGCAGCGGTAATCCTATTGTTCGGAACGCCTGTAATCGCGATTATTTGCGGCACACTCATTGTCATCGCCAAGCGAAAGCCGCAATACAAGGATGATCCCGAACAAACCAAGATGATCCAGGAGATCCATCATGGCCTCGAGCGCATGGAACGGCGGATCGAAGCCCTGGAAACCATTCTCTACGAACCCAAGAACAAGGATCGCTGA
- the pspA gene encoding phage shock protein PspA — MGIFTRFRDIVNSNIGAMLDKAEDPEKMIKMMIREMEDTLIELKSSCAGVIANCKRIERRKDELSEVIQTWTKRAELAVSKGRDDLAREALLEKRRFAEQVESVEEEINALANLIEQYKNDITELENKLTGAREKKRTLVERHKHANGKKRAQEGIRRYNGTDAIDRFDKLESRIDQMEAEADLVNPKTKPTLEEAFAQLATDEQIEKELADLKNSQYSASADSKETPNA; from the coding sequence ATGGGTATTTTCACACGATTCCGGGATATCGTTAACTCGAACATCGGCGCCATGCTGGACAAGGCCGAGGACCCCGAAAAGATGATCAAGATGATGATCCGGGAAATGGAAGACACGCTGATCGAACTCAAATCGTCCTGCGCCGGCGTCATTGCCAACTGCAAACGGATCGAGCGCCGCAAGGATGAACTTTCGGAAGTCATCCAAACCTGGACCAAGCGCGCCGAACTCGCCGTCTCCAAAGGCCGCGACGACCTCGCCCGCGAAGCCCTGCTCGAAAAGCGCCGTTTCGCCGAACAGGTTGAATCGGTGGAGGAGGAAATCAACGCGCTGGCCAATCTGATCGAGCAATACAAGAACGACATCACCGAGTTGGAAAACAAATTAACCGGGGCCCGCGAGAAGAAGCGCACGCTCGTTGAGCGGCACAAGCACGCGAACGGCAAGAAGCGAGCACAGGAGGGCATCCGCCGCTACAACGGCACGGACGCCATCGACCGGTTCGACAAGCTGGAAAGCCGCATCGACCAAATGGAGGCCGAGGCCGACCTGGTCAATCCCAAGACCAAACCGACGCTTGAAGAGGCGTTCGCGCAACTCGCAACCGACGAACAGATTGAAAAAGAACTGGCCGACCTGAAGAACTCGCAATATTCTGCTTCAGCAGATTCCAAAGAAACACCAAACGCCTAA
- the pspF gene encoding phage shock protein operon transcriptional activator — MSENTPSVVEALGQSEAFLDFQARLSKVAPVERPVLLVGERGTGKELAASRLHYLSGRWDGPFVTLNCSTLSSSLIEAELFGHEKGAFTGAERQRAGRFETAHGGTLFLDEIGTIPLPVQEKILRVVEYGSFERVGGSQPIEVDVRIVGATNADLAQMADGGEFKRDLLDRLSFEVLYLPPLRSRREDIMLLANHFATRMAFELGYGDIPRFGRKATGLLERYAWKGNVRELKNVVERAVYQSEGHVIDEIVFNPFVSPYPFEPLPNAPKGPEANLEVDEGPSAAPIDLNQPFKESVRQHEHRLLQAALEQTHFNQRKAAQLLQLSYDQFRGLLKKHKEALSV, encoded by the coding sequence ATGTCTGAAAATACACCATCGGTAGTCGAGGCTTTGGGTCAGTCGGAAGCGTTCCTGGATTTCCAGGCGCGCCTTTCGAAGGTGGCCCCGGTTGAGCGCCCGGTATTGCTGGTTGGCGAGCGCGGCACCGGCAAGGAATTGGCGGCCAGCCGCCTGCATTATCTTTCTGGCCGGTGGGACGGGCCATTCGTCACTTTGAATTGCTCGACGCTCTCCTCGTCCCTGATCGAGGCCGAACTCTTCGGCCATGAAAAAGGGGCCTTCACCGGGGCTGAGCGGCAGCGGGCGGGGCGCTTCGAGACGGCCCATGGCGGAACGCTCTTCCTCGATGAAATCGGGACAATTCCACTGCCGGTGCAAGAAAAGATTCTGCGCGTGGTGGAATACGGATCGTTCGAGCGGGTCGGCGGATCGCAGCCGATCGAGGTTGATGTACGGATCGTCGGGGCCACCAATGCGGACTTGGCCCAGATGGCCGATGGAGGCGAATTCAAGCGCGACCTGCTCGACCGGCTCTCGTTCGAGGTGCTCTATCTACCGCCGCTGCGTTCGCGCAGGGAGGACATCATGCTGCTCGCCAACCATTTTGCGACGCGCATGGCCTTCGAACTCGGTTATGGCGATATTCCCCGGTTTGGCCGCAAGGCGACCGGCCTGCTGGAGCGCTATGCATGGAAAGGCAACGTACGGGAACTGAAAAACGTCGTCGAGCGCGCCGTCTACCAATCGGAGGGGCATGTGATCGACGAGATCGTCTTCAATCCCTTCGTTTCGCCCTATCCCTTCGAGCCGTTGCCTAACGCACCGAAGGGGCCGGAAGCGAACCTGGAGGTCGACGAGGGGCCATCCGCCGCACCCATCGACCTAAATCAGCCCTTCAAGGAATCGGTGCGGCAGCACGAGCACCGCCTTCTTCAAGCCGCGCTCGAACAGACTCACTTTAACCAGCGCAAAGCCGCCCAACTGCTCCAGCTCTCCTATGACCAATTCCGCGGCCTGCTGAAAAAGCACAAGGAAGCGTTGTCGGTTTAG
- a CDS encoding glycoside hydrolase family 5 protein, which produces MKQIPPILCAAMILNTANGNSGKPLIKDFLGLNGHFQFRPELYRPTCRLVRNYHNIDWDVNAPGDPITIPKCVNKVDWDKNVYGKWAKHGFETDICLQFSRFSESNKEYRQLWEEKEEWARQYGRAVADYFGSRKLATSIEIGNEPGNDFDDKLYQKLFINMASGIRAADPDLKIVTATAHAREADKYSKSLDETFASPKIKGLYDVINLHVYPIKPKSKAYSPWDRSYPEDPQLDYLKIVDETIAWRNKHAPDKEIWITEFGYDSCTPEAMEKRTGWFKKLNWRGVTDEQQAQYLIRSLLCFSKRDIDRAYIYFFNDSDQASVHAASGLTRNFKPKPSFWAVKHFYETLGDYRFSRVILEETDGVHIFEFTKNKNPTDTIWVAWTTQGEKRHCKIDAQRLPGTLIKAERMPFSNAPSPVVVGPEGESFIIIDLSEPPTYLHFTQ; this is translated from the coding sequence ATGAAACAAATCCCACCCATCCTATGTGCCGCCATGATCCTCAACACGGCCAACGGGAATTCCGGAAAACCGCTGATCAAGGATTTCCTGGGACTGAACGGGCATTTCCAGTTTAGACCGGAGTTGTACCGCCCCACCTGCCGACTTGTCCGGAACTACCATAATATCGACTGGGACGTGAACGCGCCAGGCGATCCGATCACCATTCCAAAATGCGTCAACAAGGTCGACTGGGATAAAAACGTCTACGGCAAATGGGCGAAACACGGATTCGAAACCGATATCTGCCTGCAGTTTTCCCGCTTCAGCGAAAGCAACAAGGAATACCGCCAGCTATGGGAGGAAAAAGAGGAATGGGCCCGTCAATATGGCCGAGCCGTTGCCGACTATTTTGGATCCCGCAAGCTCGCGACTTCGATCGAGATCGGCAACGAACCGGGGAACGACTTCGACGACAAGCTCTACCAAAAACTCTTCATCAACATGGCTTCGGGCATTCGGGCGGCGGATCCCGATCTTAAAATCGTGACGGCCACCGCCCATGCGCGCGAGGCCGACAAATATTCCAAGTCGCTCGACGAAACCTTTGCATCCCCGAAAATAAAAGGTCTGTACGACGTGATCAATCTGCACGTCTACCCCATCAAACCCAAGAGCAAGGCGTACAGCCCGTGGGATAGGAGCTACCCGGAAGATCCGCAACTCGACTACCTGAAGATCGTCGACGAAACCATCGCATGGCGAAACAAACACGCGCCGGACAAGGAAATCTGGATCACGGAATTCGGCTACGACTCCTGCACCCCGGAAGCGATGGAAAAGCGAACGGGCTGGTTTAAGAAGCTGAACTGGCGGGGCGTCACCGATGAACAACAGGCGCAATATCTCATCCGCTCCCTGCTCTGCTTTTCCAAGCGCGACATCGACCGGGCCTACATCTATTTTTTCAACGACTCCGACCAGGCATCCGTCCACGCCGCATCCGGCCTCACCCGCAACTTTAAGCCGAAGCCGTCGTTCTGGGCGGTTAAACATTTCTACGAAACCCTCGGCGACTACCGCTTTAGCCGCGTTATCCTGGAAGAAACGGACGGTGTCCATATTTTCGAGTTCACCAAGAACAAGAATCCCACCGACACCATCTGGGTGGCTTGGACGACCCAAGGAGAGAAGCGACATTGCAAAATCGATGCCCAACGGCTTCCCGGAACATTGATCAAGGCCGAGCGGATGCCTTTTTCAAACGCCCCCTCGCCTGTCGTCGTGGGCCCCGAAGGAGAAAGCTTCATCATTATCGATCTGTCAGAGCCCCCCACCTACCTGCACTTCACCCAATAG
- a CDS encoding DUF2851 family protein — protein sequence METCFPRSPAYRQMDSAGALRESSTPFRHFPYRERHIQCLWADPRNRPADLTTTDGEPVEVEHPGDWNLEAGPDFLNAALLVGKEKRRVCGDLEIHIHANAWNQHGHSHDPRYENVRFHIVYFQGVEIPGLVQIPLQEPLASDPKFSFDNIDLTAFPYSIPSGTFPLLGMDPDRKTEFLESAGEERLRLKAERLVLSIQTKEPEQVLWEELLAALGYKNNKAPFRQLATALPLARIRSLATSPDEAYALLIGLSGLLPTNPDPKWTPETKTFIRTIWDFWWKQPEELKELAFFKSAWTLAGIRPANHPVRRLMAAAHYAFNTQQLLEHWNLLTQFPTNQWTTHIGWKTKCKPTALVGQSRANAIITNILVPFQAANGATELNLGKLPVEPSNSIIRQTAFTLFGPDHTAKVYKSALARQGLIQIFHDYLITHRLDELNERT from the coding sequence ATGGAAACATGCTTCCCCCGCTCCCCCGCCTATCGGCAGATGGACTCCGCCGGGGCACTCCGGGAATCCTCGACGCCCTTCCGCCACTTCCCCTACCGCGAGCGGCACATCCAGTGCCTCTGGGCGGATCCGCGCAACCGGCCCGCCGACCTCACAACCACCGATGGCGAACCGGTCGAGGTGGAGCACCCCGGCGACTGGAACCTCGAGGCCGGCCCAGACTTCCTCAACGCCGCCCTCCTGGTCGGCAAAGAAAAGCGGCGCGTCTGCGGCGATCTTGAGATCCACATCCATGCCAACGCCTGGAACCAGCACGGCCACAGCCATGACCCGCGCTATGAAAACGTCCGCTTCCACATCGTCTATTTCCAAGGTGTGGAAATACCTGGCCTTGTCCAGATTCCACTACAAGAACCACTGGCCAGCGATCCAAAGTTCTCGTTCGACAATATCGACCTCACCGCATTCCCCTACTCCATCCCTTCCGGCACGTTCCCTTTGCTCGGAATGGATCCCGACCGGAAAACCGAATTCCTTGAATCCGCAGGTGAGGAGCGGCTTCGGCTCAAGGCCGAGCGGCTAGTGCTTTCCATCCAAACCAAGGAACCGGAACAAGTCCTGTGGGAAGAACTCCTAGCGGCCCTCGGCTATAAAAACAACAAGGCCCCCTTCCGGCAACTCGCCACGGCTCTTCCGCTGGCCCGAATTCGCTCCCTGGCAACGTCGCCCGACGAGGCCTATGCCCTGCTCATTGGCCTCTCCGGATTGCTGCCCACCAATCCCGATCCCAAGTGGACGCCCGAAACCAAAACCTTCATCCGCACCATCTGGGACTTCTGGTGGAAGCAGCCCGAAGAACTCAAGGAACTGGCATTTTTCAAGTCCGCTTGGACGCTCGCCGGCATCCGCCCCGCCAACCATCCCGTTCGCCGCCTCATGGCCGCAGCGCACTATGCATTCAACACGCAGCAACTCCTAGAGCACTGGAACCTTTTAACCCAATTCCCCACCAACCAGTGGACAACGCATATCGGCTGGAAAACCAAATGCAAACCGACCGCGCTCGTCGGCCAATCCCGAGCCAACGCCATCATCACCAACATCCTGGTTCCGTTCCAGGCCGCCAACGGAGCAACCGAATTGAACCTCGGAAAGCTCCCGGTCGAACCCTCCAACAGCATCATCCGCCAGACCGCCTTCACCCTATTCGGCCCCGACCACACCGCCAAGGTCTACAAATCCGCCCTCGCCCGGCAGGGGCTCATTCAAATCTTCCACGACTATCTCATCACCCACCGGCTCGATGAGTTGAATGAAAGAACTTAA